From a region of the Bacilli bacterium genome:
- the hrcA gene encoding heat-inducible transcriptional repressor HrcA has protein sequence MLTERQKLILSAIVDDYIQSAEPVGSRSISKRGDIAFSPATIRNEMSDLEELGYLEQPHTSAGRVPSHLGYRYYVDHLLKVGLLSGHDLQVVKSFFAEKIQEVEQAVQQAASILSSLTNYTSIVLGPEMFSTTLRHIQLLPLNKESAVAVLVTSTGHVENKVIAIPSGVSVHEIEKVVAILNDKLKGVPLLHLKSRLYSEISEELRHHVTKYEELIHMIEESLDNKESDRVFLGGTTNILVQPEFKDVGKVKTILDLLAETDKLASLVSSQPEGIQVRIGRETNMQAISDCSLITATYSFNGKTLGAIGILGPTRMEYGKVIGLLDNFSKNLEKMMERWYK, from the coding sequence ATGCTGACAGAACGACAAAAACTGATCTTGAGCGCGATTGTCGATGATTACATTCAGTCGGCAGAGCCGGTCGGATCCCGCAGCATTTCCAAGCGCGGCGATATCGCCTTCAGCCCGGCAACCATTCGCAACGAAATGTCCGATTTGGAAGAATTGGGCTATTTGGAGCAGCCTCACACGTCGGCGGGAAGAGTGCCGTCTCATCTGGGGTATCGTTATTACGTCGATCATCTGCTGAAAGTTGGGCTTTTGTCCGGCCACGATCTGCAGGTGGTCAAATCGTTTTTTGCGGAAAAAATACAGGAAGTCGAGCAAGCCGTCCAGCAGGCGGCCAGCATTTTGTCCAGCTTGACGAACTATACGTCGATCGTGCTGGGGCCGGAAATGTTCAGCACGACTTTGCGGCATATTCAACTGTTGCCTTTAAACAAGGAAAGCGCCGTCGCGGTGCTCGTAACCAGCACCGGCCATGTCGAGAACAAAGTCATCGCCATACCGTCCGGCGTTTCCGTGCATGAAATAGAAAAAGTGGTCGCCATTTTGAACGACAAGCTCAAAGGCGTCCCGCTGCTGCATTTGAAGTCGCGCCTGTACAGCGAAATTAGCGAAGAATTGCGCCACCATGTGACCAAATACGAGGAACTTATACACATGATCGAAGAATCGCTGGACAATAAAGAATCGGATCGCGTCTTTTTGGGCGGGACTACAAATATACTCGTGCAGCCGGAGTTTAAAGATGTTGGAAAAGTGAAAACTATACTTGATTTGCTTGCGGAGACCGACAAATTGGCGAGTTTGGTTTCTTCGCAGCCGGAAGGCATTCAGGTCAGAATCGGCCGCGAAACCAATATGCAGGCCATCAGCGACTGCAGCCTCATAACGGCAACATATTCTTTTAACGGGAAAACGCTGGGCGCAATCGGCATACTTGGGCCGACCCGCATGGAATACGGCAAAGTGATCGGGCTTTTGGACAATTTTTCAAAAAACCTGGAAAAGATGATGGAACGCTGGTATAAGTAA
- the grpE gene encoding nucleotide exchange factor GrpE, translated as METDREQATYEQEAATDAAENMAAEEAPVDEAPKTEDNPQAEAPKTDLELQLEAALRKAEENFNQFLRAQADLDNFRRRTRIEKEELLKYSSMKLITQLLPIVDNFERAIAAAKDSRDQDSFAKGVEMIFRQLMQVLEQEGLKPMETVGQAFNPEFHEAVMQVESAEHAEGTVVEEMQKGYLLKDKVLRPAMVKVSS; from the coding sequence ATGGAAACGGATCGAGAGCAAGCAACATATGAACAAGAAGCCGCGACAGATGCTGCGGAAAACATGGCGGCAGAGGAAGCGCCTGTTGACGAGGCGCCTAAGACCGAAGATAACCCGCAAGCGGAAGCGCCCAAAACGGACCTGGAATTGCAGCTTGAAGCCGCGTTGCGTAAGGCGGAAGAAAATTTCAACCAGTTTTTGCGGGCACAGGCCGATCTTGACAATTTTCGCCGCCGAACGCGCATAGAGAAAGAAGAATTGCTGAAATATTCATCCATGAAGTTGATAACGCAATTGCTCCCGATCGTCGATAATTTCGAGCGGGCTATTGCAGCCGCGAAGGATAGCCGTGATCAGGATTCGTTTGCCAAAGGCGTTGAGATGATTTTCCGGCAACTCATGCAAGTATTGGAACAGGAAGGCCTGAAGCCGATGGAGACCGTCGGGCAAGCTTTCAACCCCGAATTCCACGAAGCGGTCATGCAGGTGGAATCAGCGGAGCATGCGGAAGGAACGGTCGTGGAAGAAATGCAAAAGGGATATTTGTTGAAAGACAAAGTGCTGCGTCCGGCCATGGTAAAAGTAAGTTCCTGA